A region of the Synechococcus sp. PCC 7502 genome:
CTAAAAATAGGCGATCGCTTGCCAATATTTCCTTTGCCTTTGTCTCAATTTCATCAAGTCGTGATTTTCTATTCTGGTTGTCATCACGATCTACACAGAGTAAAAATAAATCTGTCATACCTTTACGCATATCGATAATTTCCTCAAGACACTCCCATTTCAAAGCTTCCCCAATTCCTCCTAAAAGCGGATCTTTTAGTACGATAACTGGTAGTGATCAAGAGGGCATGATAGATAAAAAAAGGGGTAAAACAAAATAGAAGTAACTATGGAAGTAAAATGTCCTTACTGTGAAAGTGACCAGATAGTTAAGAATGGCATAACCCGTCACAAAAAACAAAACTACAAATGTAAAAAGTGTAATCGTCAATTTGTGATTAATCCCAAAAACCAGCCAATAGCTGAATCCACAATTAAATTAGTCGATAATCTGCTGCTAGAACGTATATCCATGCGAGGGATTAAGCGTGTTGCCAAGGTGTCATTACAGTGGTTACAGAGTTATGTAAATGGTAAGTCTGTCAGTGTAGAGCCGCAAGTTAAGGTAATCCCTAAAAAAAAGCACGCCTGACCATTGAGTGCGATGAACTATGGTCATTTGTAGGGGATAAAAAATGTAAGGTATGGATTTGGTTAGCAATTGACCGAAATACTAGAGAAATTGTTGGAGTGTTTGTTGGTAGTCGAGACCAAGAAACAGCCTTGGGGTTATGGCAATCTTTACCAACCGTTTATCGACAATGGGCTGTTTGTTATACTGACTTCTGGCAAGCTTATAGCTGTATTTTGCCTAAAAAACGCCATAAGGCTGTGGGCAAAGAGTCTGGACAGACTAATCATATTGAAAGGTTCAATTGTACTTTAAGGCAAAGAATTTCTCGCCTTGTTAGAAAAACTCTTTCTTTTTCTAAGAAATTAGAAAATCATATCGGTGCTATTTGGATATTTATCCATCACTACAATTCTGAAATTCACTCTAAGTTCTGCATCATGCCCTCTTGATCACTACCCGATAACTTTTGTATTCGACTTACCTAAAGCTTTAAATATCTTCTGGATAATAGGCTTAAGTACATATTGATCTTTACGAAAATCCTCAGGAATAATCAACACATTCATTGACTCTCTTCCTCATCCGCCAGAAAATAAGTAGTATCTTCTAGCCAACCCGATTCTAGTAAACGACCAAGGGTTTTATCTTTGGTAATGCGCTCTGCATCTGGAAGATTAAGAATGGGAGTAATGCGGGATTCGGTATGTTTAGGTAGTCGGTAAATGAGCGAGGCAGAGTCCCAGTTATCAGGGCTGAGATAATGTAAAAGTAAGGGCGAATGGGTAGTGAGCAAAACCTGCTTGGGGCTATCCGTTTTTTGGCTTCGAGCGACTTCCTGTTCTAATAATTGCATTAATAAAGATAGTCGGGTGGGATGGATACCATTTTCTGGTTCCTCAAAAAAGTAGAAGTTGGAAGAGTTCTCACTCAAAAGTGCAGCAAGTATTCCCAAAAATCGTAATGTGCCATCAGAAGCACTAAACGCAGAGGTTTTATGTCCATTCTCTTCAACAAGATGTAATAAGATTTTGCCTGTAAAGTCTGAAGGAAAATCAAAATCTTTAGCATCCATTGGGGTGAGTTCTTGTAGCCAGCTTAGTAAAATTGCTTTGCGTTCTGGATCTCTGCAAATATCTTGCATAACTGATGAGAGATTTTCTCCGCGATCTCCCAACATCGTCTGTCCAGAAATGGAAGGTTGTCTCATCGCATCGGGACTAAATTCAAAGAAACGCACATCACTCAAAGCATTGAGAGCTATTTGAGAAAGGTATCGAGCGAGTGGTTCATGCACAAAAGGATTAGTTTTAGTATTTTGCCACAAAGCGGGAACACGTCTTAGTACCGCTAACGGATATTCATGTCGGTGAAACTTAATATATATAGAGCCTGTTTCATATCTATTATGAGCAAGATTTATGATGCTTAGAAAATGCTAAATCCATACTCAAGTAGCCTAACAGATAAAGAATGGGAAATTATAGAACCATTGCTCCCAAAGAAAAAGCAAACTAGACCGCCAACTTGGACAAAAAGACAAATTTTAGACGGCATACTCTACCAACTCAAAAACGGTTGTAATTGGCGAGATATGCCCCGAGACTTACCACCATTCTCTACAGTGTATCGATACTACAAGGAGTGGAAAGATACAGGTACATTTACTGCGATTATGGAAGCTTTGCATGCAACAGCCCGTGAACAGTCAAAAAAAATCAAAATGGACAACTTTAATCATCATTGACTCACAAGCAGTGAAAAATACTTGTAATGCAAGTATAGAATCCAAGGGCTTCTGCTCCTACAAAGCAACTAACGGGATCAAAAGACATTTAGCCGTTGACACTCTGGGATTTCCTTTCTTTACCTATTTAACAAGAGCAAGTGTATCAGATGACCAAGGACTGATTGAGATGTTAACGTTTAACATTGATTACTTCAAATCGAAGCCAGATGACATTACCCTAACTACGATATTGCTGGATAGTGGTTATCATATCGAAAAATTGACGACTGATTTACAGAAGGTTTATCCTGAGATTATGACTAAGATTAGGTTTGAAATTTCTCCTAAGATATCAAAGCAACAGAAGGCAGAAAAAGGTCTGTCTGGGTTTGTAGTTGTGCCGACAAGGTGGGTAATTGAAAGGTCAAATGCTTGGGTTGAAAGATGCAAAATCTTAGTTAAGAACTTTGAGAGAACTCTCGTTAATGCTACAGCTAAACTCAATCTTTGCTTTATTCGCTTGATGCTAAAAAGAATTGCTACTCATGAGATATGAAACAGGCTCTATAAGCTTGCCAGAAGTCAGTATAACAAACAGCCCATTGTCGATAAACGGTTGGTAAAGATTGCCATAACCCCAAGGCTGTTTCTTGGTCTCGACTACCAACAAACACTCCAACAATTTCTCTAGTATTTCGGTCAATTGCTAACCAAATCCATACCTTACATTTTTTATCCCCTACAAATGACCATGTTCATCGCACTCAATGGTTAGGCGTGCTTTTTTTTAGGGATTACCTTAACTTGCGGCTCTACACTGACAGACTTACCATTTACATAACTCTGTAACCACTGTAATGACACCTTGGCAACACGCTTAATCCCTCGCATGGATATACGTTCTAGCAGCAGATTATCGACTAATTTAATTGTGGATTCAGCTATTGGCTGGTTTTTGGGATTAATCACAAATTGACGATTACACTTTTTACATTTGTAGTTTTGTTTTTTGTGACGGGTTATGCCATTCTTAACTATCTGGTCACTTTCACAGTAAGGACATTTTACTTCCATAGTTACTTCTATTTTGTTTTACCCCTTTTTTTATCTATCATGCCCTCTTGATCACTACCGTAAAATCTTAGTTAAGAACTATGAGAGGACTCTTTTTAATGCTAAAACGAAATTGAACCTCTGTTTCCTAAGGCTAATGCTCATAAGGCTTGCACAAAATTAGATCTCAAATAGGCTCTATATCATCTAATACTTTTAAAGTTTCAAGAATTTCTGGATGTTTCTCTCTAAGTACTTTGCCGAACTGTTTGATATTTAGCATATGATCTGGAAGCTTAAGTTCTAGAATTTACTCACACCGCAGAGCGGTGGGGTATTTACCCTCTTTGTTCAATAAAACTAAATCCACAATAGATTTTAACCAATCGTATCTATTGATATCTTGCACCGATGATTTCAAAGTAATGCTTTCAACACTAAGCATATGAGGTATTACTCTTAGATCTACAAACTGCTGTTCTAACGCATTAAATCTAAGATAGGTTAATTGAGCATAAGCCATGTGTGGATCAGCTTCTGAAAATTCATCCCAGTTTTTGTACGGATGGTCATGAAGAAAATACACATTGATTGAATCATAAAGAACACCTATAAATATTGATTCTTCTAAATTCCAACAATAGTACTTGCTATTCATGATATTTCCTGAAAGTGACCGAGATAGATAATTAGTATTATGCTGAAGCTTTGAGTATATCTACCTTAACTGGGGTGATTATACCTGAGCTGTTTGCTTAATACAACTAACAGGAATTTTAAGTAGAGACATTCCACATAAAGACTTAAAGCAGTATTTTATCAATTCGTGATCGCAACCTCACCACTAAAACAACGCCATTGTATTTATAAATTTAAGACTTTTTAATTTTTGTTCGCTTTATAGCTTTGTCTTTCCAGATTAAAAATACTACGGTATTATCATGTAAATACAATAGATTTTTATCTAAAGTTAAAATGCCAACCTCAGTATTTGGCAAGTTAAGTAAAGGAGTAAATTTATGGCACATACGGAAAAATTTCAAAAGTTAGCTGATGAGGCAAAAGCGAAGATTCAAGAAATCTCCATTGAAGAGTTCACATCTCTGGATAAAAAAGAAGAAACACCACCAATTTTAATTGATGTGAGAGAAGAAAGTGAATGGCAAAAAGCCCATATTGAAGGGGCAATTCACCTTAGTCGAGGCGTAATTGAACTCAAAATTGAAGAAGCTGTTCCTGATTTGGATGCTCCCATTGTTTGCTATTGCGGCGGCGGCAATCGCTCGGCTCTAGTGGCAGAAAGCTTGCAAAAATTAGGCTATACCAATGTTCAGTCCTTAATTGGGGGATTTAAGGCTTGGGAAAAGGCTGAACTACCGATCGCTACTCCAGAAAAAAATGCTAACTAAAATTAAATCTATTAACTCTCAATCAAGCCTTTCCCTGGCTCAATCTTTAGCACAAGAATTTGCAACTACAGCGATCGCCAGAGATAAAAGCGGTGGCACTCCTAAATATGAGCGTGATCTCATCCGTGCAAGTGGGTTACTAAAAATTGCGATTCCTAAAATTTATGGTGGATGGGAATTACCTTGGCATGAGGTATTTAAAATTAGCCGAGAATTTGCCAAAGTTGATAGTGCGATCGCCCATGTCTATTCCTATCATCACCTCGGTGTAACTATCCCCCATATTTTCGGTTCGGAGGAGCAGAAGGCAAAATTCTACACAGAAACAATCAATAATAATTGGTTTTGGTGTAATGCGCTCAATCCTCTGGATCGCCGAGCAACGCTCACTAGAGATGGTAAAATCTGGCGGTTAAATGGCATTAAAAGCTTTTGTTCGGGTTCCAAAGATTCTGATATTTTGCCAATTACGGCTGTTAATGTCGAAACCTCAGAACTAACAGTATTAGCAATTCCAACTAACCGTGAAGGCGTAACTATTCATGACGATTGGGATAATATTGGACAGCGTCAAACCGATAGCGGTAGCATTAGCTTTGCCCAAGTGGAAGTATTCCCCCAAGAAATATTTGGTAATCGTAGTCAAAGCGATCGCCCTTTTAAAACGATAAGAGCCTGCTTGACACAATTAAATCTTGCCAATATTTATCTAGGCATTGCGATCGGAGCCTTTGAGTCGGCAAGGGAATATACCCAAACCCAAACTCAACCTTCGCTGAATTCGGGTGTAGATAGTGCGACGCAAGACCCCTATATTCTGGAAAAGTATGGAGATATGTGGGTGAATCTGCAAGCTACAGAGGCACTTGTCGATCGCGCAGGATTAGCATTACAAGCATCATGGGAGCAAGAATGGGAACTCACTGCTCAACAAAGAGGTGAAACGGCGATCGCAATCGTTACAGCTAAAGTTGCAGCTCACAAAGTTGGGTTAGACGTTACCAGTCGTATTTTTGAAGTGATGGGGGCGCATTCTAGTTCAAGTAAGTATGGATTTGATCGCTATTGGCGTAATTTACGCACTTTTACACTCCATGATCCTGTGGAATATAAGATTAAAGCGATCGGCGATTTTGCCCTTAATGCTCAACTCCCTAAGCCCGATTTCTATATCTAAATTATTTGTACAGCCTGATTAGGTCTCAGTAGCCTCATAAAGACTTTCAGCACAGACCACAACAGACCACAACATCTCAATTAGATTAAAATTCGTTCTTTAGGTGGTTCAGACAATCTTCATAATTGAGCTTTGGCTTGTCAAAATTGATATCGTGCTTATCATAATTCATAGATTAACTAAATTAGCTCCTATTCAATCTCCCAGAGGCTAGGACAAAATTACTTTTTTTTGAGAATCACCAGAGTAATGTCATCGTAAATGCGGTGCTTACCAATATGCGATCGCACATCAGCGATGATAAGATTTTGGATTTCGTTAGCGGATAAATGACGATGTTGCTGTAAAAGGTGACAGAGCCGTTCTAAGCCATAGAGTTCACGATTGGAGTTTTCTGCTTCAGTAATGCCATCGGTATAAACTGCAAGTAGATCGCCCGCCTCCATATACATAGAACTTTCGCTTAAAAAGGGACGAATATCCTCTTCCATACCAATGGGGAAACCTAGATCGATAGTATCAAAGAGTTCAATCTTGCCGTTTTGACGTACCAGCAACAGCATTTCATGTTGCCCACTTACCGTAACCTTACCGTGATCATAGTCAATGAGAGATAGGGTCATAGACTTACTAGTAGCCATGCGCTGAATATTGCCGTATAAGGTTTGATTGAGAGCATGTAAAAAGACAGCAGGATCGTTGATATTAGCATTGAGTAAGGCTCGCACTGTCGTTTGTACCATGAGCATAATCGTGCCACTTTCTAAACCATGTCCCGTAACATCACCTATGCCGATCTTGACCCTTCCTCCTTGGTGTAGTACGTCATAATAGTCGCCACCAACCTTTTCTGCAGGTTCCATAAAACCGACAATTTCTAGTTCTGGATTTTGGCATAGCTCATCGGTTTTCGGTAAAATCATTTGCTGGAGTTGCCTAGAAATATTTAATTCCGTACTAAATCGTAGATTCTCGGCTTTAATTTGCTCGTATAGAGCTTGAATTTCTTCACTTTCTTTTTGATACTGTGCCACAACTGCTTCTAAGGCATTGAGTAATTTCGTTCCTGCGGCTGTAACGATTGTCCGTAAATAGGGATTATTGGCTTGTAACTCACTGGCGGGACAAGAGATCAGCGATCGCACCGCACTAATAAAATCACAAACTTGGCGATCGACAAACAGTGGTTCCCCAAAGTATATCTTCTGTAA
Encoded here:
- a CDS encoding IS1 family transposase (programmed frameshift), producing the protein MEVKCPYCESDQIVKNGITRHKKQNYKCKKCNRQFVINPKNQPIAESTIKLVDNLLLERISMRGIKRVAKVSLQWLQSYVNGKSVSVEPQVKVIPKKKPRLTIECDELWSFVGDKKCKVWIWLAIDRNTREIVGVFVGSRDQETALGLWQSLPTVYRQWAVCYTDFWQAYSCILPKKRHKAVGKESGQTNHIERFNCTLRQRISRLVRKTLSFSKKLENHIGAIWIFIHHYNSEIHSKFCIMPS
- a CDS encoding transposase, coding for MNSQKKSKWTTLIIIDSQAVKNTCNASIESKGFCSYKATNGIKRHLAVDTLGFPFFTYLTRASVSDDQGLIEMLTFNIDYFKSKPDDITLTTILLDSGYHIEKLTTDLQKVYPEIMTKIRFEISPKISKQQKAEKGLSGFVVVPTRWVIERSNAWVERCKILVKNFERTLVNATAKLNLCFIRLMLKRIATHEI
- a CDS encoding acyl-CoA dehydrogenase family protein, giving the protein MLTKIKSINSQSSLSLAQSLAQEFATTAIARDKSGGTPKYERDLIRASGLLKIAIPKIYGGWELPWHEVFKISREFAKVDSAIAHVYSYHHLGVTIPHIFGSEEQKAKFYTETINNNWFWCNALNPLDRRATLTRDGKIWRLNGIKSFCSGSKDSDILPITAVNVETSELTVLAIPTNREGVTIHDDWDNIGQRQTDSGSISFAQVEVFPQEIFGNRSQSDRPFKTIRACLTQLNLANIYLGIAIGAFESAREYTQTQTQPSLNSGVDSATQDPYILEKYGDMWVNLQATEALVDRAGLALQASWEQEWELTAQQRGETAIAIVTAKVAAHKVGLDVTSRIFEVMGAHSSSSKYGFDRYWRNLRTFTLHDPVEYKIKAIGDFALNAQLPKPDFYI
- a CDS encoding rhodanese-like domain-containing protein — translated: MAHTEKFQKLADEAKAKIQEISIEEFTSLDKKEETPPILIDVREESEWQKAHIEGAIHLSRGVIELKIEEAVPDLDAPIVCYCGGGNRSALVAESLQKLGYTNVQSLIGGFKAWEKAELPIATPEKNAN
- a CDS encoding transposase, which translates into the protein MLNPYSSSLTDKEWEIIEPLLPKKKQTRPPTWTKRQILDGILYQLKNGCNWRDMPRDLPPFSTVYRYYKEWKDTGTFTAIMEALHATAREQSKKIKMDNFNHH
- a CDS encoding PP2C family protein-serine/threonine phosphatase — encoded protein: MDVNMNAVSVNISGRQRMLSQRIAMFALRLASPEYITEQQAVREQLSNLADLMGKAHRGLIYGDASMGLQGNPSQSLQKIYFGEPLFVDRQVCDFISAVRSLISCPASELQANNPYLRTIVTAAGTKLLNALEAVVAQYQKESEEIQALYEQIKAENLRFSTELNISRQLQQMILPKTDELCQNPELEIVGFMEPAEKVGGDYYDVLHQGGRVKIGIGDVTGHGLESGTIMLMVQTTVRALLNANINDPAVFLHALNQTLYGNIQRMATSKSMTLSLIDYDHGKVTVSGQHEMLLLVRQNGKIELFDTIDLGFPIGMEEDIRPFLSESSMYMEAGDLLAVYTDGITEAENSNRELYGLERLCHLLQQHRHLSANEIQNLIIADVRSHIGKHRIYDDITLVILKKK